The following proteins are co-located in the Solanum pennellii chromosome 1, SPENNV200 genome:
- the LOC107018418 gene encoding transcription factor bHLH95-like yields MQADKSTIVEKAVNHIKKLQNTFEKLEQEKLERLQEHNVRCMSSQKFTNACNNWEKYLRDQESTHNSSSITSTTHGTNPLMVNNNIPTGFVKWSSPNMILNVCGENAHISVCCPKKSGLFTFICYVLVKHKIDIVSAQVSSDQFRSMFMIQAHAKGGTGIAQVSEASRVEEMYKQVAIEIMSFATPN; encoded by the exons atgcaGGCTGATAAGTCTACAATTGTTGAGAAAGCAGTGAACCACATCAAAAAACTGCAGAATACTTTTGAGAAGCTTGAACAGGAAAAACTAGAAAGGCTTCAAGAACATAATGTAAGGTGTATGAGTTCACAAAAATTCACTAATGCTTGTAACAATTGGGAGAAATATCTGCGTGATCAAGAATCAACACATAATTCTTCCTCTATTACATCAACAACTCATGGTACCAATCCCCTTATGGTGAATAATAACATTCCAACAGGTTTTGTGAAATGGAGTTCACCAAACATGATACTTAATGTTTGTGGTGAAAATGCACATAttagtgtgtgttgtccaaagaaGTCAGGGCTATTCACcttcatttgttatgttttggtGAAACATAAGATTGACATTGTGTCTGCTCAAGTTTCATCTGATCAATTCAGAAGCATGTTCATGATCCAAGCTCAT GCTAAAGGTGGAACAGGCATAGCTCAAGTCTCTGAAGCATCCAGAGTTGAAGAAATGTACAAGCAAGTTGCGATTGAGATAATGTCATTTGCAACCCCCAATTGA